Proteins encoded together in one Papaver somniferum cultivar HN1 unplaced genomic scaffold, ASM357369v1 unplaced-scaffold_117, whole genome shotgun sequence window:
- the LOC113329438 gene encoding F-box protein At5g07610-like has protein sequence MASCSRKNLRISDKKSSSSANIIANNDDLLIPILLHLPVKSLIVFKCVSKGLFLLKLSYADNCGYEFINLDNNKVMTGGVPFQFLNFVNDAAGLKIDGSCNGIFCCSSFRWHGNDQIFYIYNPSTNQYKSIVKFEYKMNNPVSVRSVSLAFNPFASPHYKVVCVWEVGQNQLQIEIFDSETATWKLSGGPPFPWTL, from the exons ATGGCTTCATGTTCCCGTAAAAATCTGCGCATTAGTGATAAGAAATCATCATCATCTGCAAATATTATTGCTAACAACGATGATCTTTTAATACCTATACTATTGCATTTGCCGGTGAAATCTCTGATTGTTTTCAAATGTGTATCAAAAG GATTATTTTTGCTGAAACTCTCTTATGCTGACAACTGCGGATACGAGTTTATCAACCTGGATAATAACAAAGTCATGACTGGTGGTGTGCcctttcaatttctcaattttgtgAACGATGCAGCGGGTTTAAAGATTGATGGATCGTGTAACGGGATTTTCTGTTGCAGCAGCTTTAGATGGCATGGAAATGACCAAATCTTTTACATTTACAATCCGTCCACAAATCAGTACAAAAGCATTGTTAAATTTGAGTATAAGATGAACAATCCTGTCTCGGTTCGCAGTGTGAGCTTAGCTTTCAATCCATTTGCATCACCTCATTACAAAGTTGTCTGTGTTTGGGAGGTTGGTCAAAACCAACTCCAGATTGAGATTTTCGATTCGGAAACTGCTACCTGGAAGCTCTCCGGAGGCCCTCCCTTTCCTTGGACATTATGA
- the LOC113329437 gene encoding transcription termination factor MTERF2, chloroplastic-like → MDSCGLSIDEAITASKKLNFKTTLKPDSILTLLETYGFTKPHISKLINKDPSLLLSKPDKTLKPKLAFFNSKGLSGIDLAKFISANPSILKCSLKNKIIPSFGMLNNICQADERVIGAVKRCSVLLSIDLNKSMMLNIELLRNVGVPSEKITWFLVSQPRTLTIRHVRFTGIVEKVKEMGFDPLESTFLHALQGLTARKSTWEAKLNVFRRLGLSEGEIRSAVKKQPMCMRVSEKKIVLIMDYLVNQMGYSALVITKFPQILTYSLEKRIVPRCCVSQILISRGLVKYQIPLTSLLIMAEKAFVEKFVTQFEKEAPELLLVYPRDCGKRQEDGV, encoded by the exons ATGGATTCATGTGGATTATCAATAGATGAAGCTATCACTGCTTCAAAAAAACTCAATTTCAAAACCACCCTAAAACCAGATTCAATCCTAACCCTACTTGAAACTTATGGATTCACCAAACCccacatctcaaaactcatcaATAAAGATCCATCACTACTTTTATCTAAACCtgataaaaccctaaaaccaaagCTTGCATTTTTCAACTCTAAAGGACTTTCTGGAATTGACCTTGCCAAGTTCATTTCTGCAAACCCATCAATCTTGAAATGTAGTTTAAAGAATAAGATTATACCTTCATTTGGAATGCTCAATAACATTTGTCAGGCTGATGAACGTGTAATCGGTGCTGTGAAGCGGTGTTCGGTACTTCTTAGCATTGATTTGAATAAAAGTATGATGCTGAACATTGAGCTGTTGAGAAATGTAGGTGTGCCTAGTGAAAAAATCACTTGGTTTCTTGTTTCCCAGCCAAGAACGCTTACTATTAGGCATGTTCGGTTTACTGGAATTGTAGAAAAGGTTAAGGAAATGGGGTTTGATCCTTTGGAGAGTACATTTCTTCATGCCCTGCAAGGGTTGACAGCAAGGAAATCAACTTGGGAAGCAAAATTGAATGTGTTTAGGAGGTTGGGCTTGTCAGAAGGCGAAATTCGCAGTGCAGTTAAGAAACAACCCATGTGTATGAGGGTGTCTGAGAAGAAGATTGTGTTGATAATGGATTATCTTGTAAATCAAATGGGTTATAGTGCATTGGTTATTACTAAATTTCCACAAATACTTACTTATAGCTTGGAGAAAAGGATTGTGCCGAGGTGTTGTGTTAGCCAGATTTTGATCTCCAGGGGTCTGGTTAAATATCAAATTCCCCTAACTTCACTTTTAATAATGGCTGAGAAGGCGTTTGTGGAGAAGTTTGTGACCCAGTTTGAGAAAGAAGCTCCGGAACTATTGCTGGTATACCCAAG GGATTGTGGAAAACGTCAAGAGGATGGGGTTTGA